The genomic interval CGACACGCCCACCCAAATCACTGTTGTTTTTGGAAAGTGCGCTCATAAGATCGTCGATGCTGAGATCATACTTGTAGAGTGCGTCCGGACGAAGTGTGACTTCATAGTCTTTGACAAAACCGCCCACACTCGCCACTTCACTCACCCCTTCAACACCCAAAAGTGCGTAGCGGTAGAGGTAATCTTGAATGCTTCGAAGCTCATCTAAGCCTCTGTTTTTAGACGTAAGTGCATACTCAAACGCCCAACCGATGCCCGTTGCATCAGGGCCTAGTTTGATGGTCGCATTTTTGGGTGCATTTTTAGAGACGTTTTGGATGACTTCATTCACCCTGTCACGCGCCCAGTAAAGGTCGGTGCCATCTTCAAAGATGATGTAAACGATGGCATTTTCATACGAGGTAAACGCGCGCACGGTTTTGGTTTTTGCGACCGAGAGTAACGCATTGGTCAGTTCATAAACGAGCTGATCTTGGATGATTTTAGGTGACTGTCCCAAATACTTCACATTCACGATGACTTGCGGTGGTGTCAGGTCTGGCAAAGCATCCAGTGGTGTCTGCCGAATCGCCCAGAACGAGAGAAATGCGGCGATGAGCAAGGTGAGCAGAAGAAGCGCCTTGTTTTTGACGCTTTTTTCAATGATACTCTCGATCATTTCATTGCCCCTGCGTTATTTTGGGCATCGGCATCAAACATAAAGAGCGCATTGGCGACTACAACATCGCCCTCTTTTAGGCCTTTGATGATTTCAAAGGTGTCGTTATTCAGGCGTTTCGCTTCGATCTCGCGTGGTTCGTATTCGCCTTCAAATTCACCTTTGACAAAGACACTCGTCTTTGCGCCTTTGGTCATCACCGCACTTTTTGGAAGGGCTAAATACTCACGTTTGGCTGTTCCAAAACGTGCTTTGGCAAAGGCATTTTCGTAGATTTCAAGCTCTTTATTTTCAATGACTAAACGCACATCCACACTTTTCGTTTGCGGATCAACTTTTGGGTAGATAAAATCAATTTTTGCTTTGTAGGGTTTTGAACTCATATCAAAAAAGATGTCAGCCGTTTGGGCAGTTTTGACAAAGTCGAGGTCTTTTTCATACACTTTGACAATGAGCCATAAGTTGGCGTAGTCACTGATCTCATAGAGTTTTGTTCCTTTAGGAACGAACGCACCTTGGTTGACGGCTTTTTGGGTAACGATGCCACTGTATGGCGAAACGATGGTGATGTTTTCAGGCACATTTTTATCCGCGATAATCTTCGCAATGGTCTTCTCATCAACGCCTAAAAGTTTAAGCTTCTGAGTAATGCTCTGAACCATGCTGTCACTTTTAATGCGAAGCGCGTTGATGAGTTCTAGCTCTGCGGTGTAAATCTCTTGCGAATAGAGCTTTGCAAGCGGCTCACCTTTTTTTACATGTAAAAAGTTTTTGTTCACATACAGTTGCTCGATAAACGCGTCATAACGCAAGCTTACCTCTTTGACACCCTCTTCGTTGGCCTTGGTGTAGCCGTAAAACTCTTTGGCGGAACCTTCCAATACCTTTTTCACTTCGATGGTTTTGACATTGAAAATCTGCTTGGCATCAAGCGTGGAGCCTAACAGTAAAAGTGCTGTTAAAATAAGATGGGTGACTTTCATAGCTCGACTCCTAAAAGGGTGTAGATTTTGATGATAGACTCGTTATACGCGAACGTGTTAGCGTTGATCTGTTTTTGCGCTTCAATGATTTGACTGAGTACATTGAGAAGACTCAAAAGGGCATCATTTTGAGAAAGTGCGGTACTTTGAAGCACTTCGTACATCTTCTCATTTTCATACAAAACTTCTTTGGCAAGCGAGATTTTGTCGTACTGAAGCTCTTTATTTAAAAGCTCGTCTTTGAGCTCAAACAGTAAGCTTTTATGCACCGACTGTACACTTTGTTCGGACGCGGCATGAGTCAGTGTGGCTTTTTGGATGGAGGCGTTTTCTTTGCCGTAAATTGGAAGCGGTACGGAAATGCCTACAAAAGCGTAGTCATCTCTGCCTTGTCTTCGGTTATAGCCTAGTGTTACCGTGACATCGGGCGTTTTATTCGCTTTTTCATAACGCAAGTTCAACAACTCTTTATTGCTTTGGATGATTTGTGCTTGAAGCTTGGGTGATTTTTCCAAAAGCTTCTCTTCATCACTGAGAAGGTAGGGTAACAAGCCCTCATGTGCTCTTATCTCAGGCATTTTCGTAACGATGATGCTCTCTAGCTTTCGCTCTATAGAAGCTTTGTCACGAAGCAGTGTCTTTTTCTCAATGGCAAGATTTTTTTGCAAAATTGTATTGTTCAGCGTATCGACATAATGCGCGCTCGTGGTGTTATATGAGAGGTGTGCATTTTTCAGGTCTTCCAACACTTTTTCATACTTGGTTACTAAAGTAAGGTCTTGATTGATGCGGATATAGCTTTGCTCCAACACACCAATTTCTCGTTGCATTTCAAGTTTTTTGGCTCTAAGCTCTAGCTTTTTAATCGCCAAATCTTGCAATGCAATCGACTCTTTGATGTCCAGTTTTCCACCCGTTGGGATTGTTTGGGAAAGAGAAATCGCCTCATTTTGCATCTCTTTATTTCGCGTGAGAGGTTCATTTAAAAAGATGTCGTTGACCCCAACAGAAAGCATAGGGTTTTCCCAAATCTTGCTTATATCAACCTCTTTTTCAAGCGCTTTAACCTCAGCTTCGAGTGCCTTTAACTCATAGTTATGACTGTAGGCTAAAGAGGTTAACTCACTTTGCGCCCATGCGTAGCCCGCTAGGGCTACGACTAAAAGAGCTCGTTTCATTAGAGGTTCACGCTTGATTTTAAGCGTTGTTTTTTGCCATCAGTGGTTTCGACCACGATGCTAATCTGCCATGTACCATTCATTGAAAAAACAACATTCGCTTCATAAGCGCCATTGGTGTATTTCGCATCGACTTTTTCTTCCATCGCATGCATTCCAGGCATTGCTGGCATAGAAGCAATGATGCTTACTTTGGCATCTTTAACCTCTTTTGCACCCTCCATGACTTTAACTTTGATGAGATTCATCCCCTGAGAGACAGGCTTTAGCGTGCTGTATTCGACCTCTAATGGTCCCGCCATCCCTTTTTTAGACAACGCCTCTGCCGCATATAAACCACCGAGGCTTAACGCCACCGCTAAAAACATCCCTAAAATCTTCTTCATCATGTACTCCTTGTAAAGTTTATAAGGGAAGTATAGAGGTCGTGTGTGCAATATTTGTGGAGTGGCGAGAGAAAAAAGCTTTACATGTAAAAAGAAAATGTGCCTTGAAAATTCAATGATTTATTGATATTT from Sulfurospirillum multivorans DSM 12446 carries:
- a CDS encoding efflux RND transporter periplasmic adaptor subunit, translating into MKVTHLILTALLLLGSTLDAKQIFNVKTIEVKKVLEGSAKEFYGYTKANEEGVKEVSLRYDAFIEQLYVNKNFLHVKKGEPLAKLYSQEIYTAELELINALRIKSDSMVQSITQKLKLLGVDEKTIAKIIADKNVPENITIVSPYSGIVTQKAVNQGAFVPKGTKLYEISDYANLWLIVKVYEKDLDFVKTAQTADIFFDMSSKPYKAKIDFIYPKVDPQTKSVDVRLVIENKELEIYENAFAKARFGTAKREYLALPKSAVMTKGAKTSVFVKGEFEGEYEPREIEAKRLNNDTFEIIKGLKEGDVVVANALFMFDADAQNNAGAMK
- a CDS encoding FixH family protein gives rise to the protein MMKKILGMFLAVALSLGGLYAAEALSKKGMAGPLEVEYSTLKPVSQGMNLIKVKVMEGAKEVKDAKVSIIASMPAMPGMHAMEEKVDAKYTNGAYEANVVFSMNGTWQISIVVETTDGKKQRLKSSVNL
- a CDS encoding TolC family protein, with translation MKRALLVVALAGYAWAQSELTSLAYSHNYELKALEAEVKALEKEVDISKIWENPMLSVGVNDIFLNEPLTRNKEMQNEAISLSQTIPTGGKLDIKESIALQDLAIKKLELRAKKLEMQREIGVLEQSYIRINQDLTLVTKYEKVLEDLKNAHLSYNTTSAHYVDTLNNTILQKNLAIEKKTLLRDKASIERKLESIIVTKMPEIRAHEGLLPYLLSDEEKLLEKSPKLQAQIIQSNKELLNLRYEKANKTPDVTVTLGYNRRQGRDDYAFVGISVPLPIYGKENASIQKATLTHAASEQSVQSVHKSLLFELKDELLNKELQYDKISLAKEVLYENEKMYEVLQSTALSQNDALLSLLNVLSQIIEAQKQINANTFAYNESIIKIYTLLGVEL